In one Paramormyrops kingsleyae isolate MSU_618 chromosome 18, PKINGS_0.4, whole genome shotgun sequence genomic region, the following are encoded:
- the tmem82 gene encoding transmembrane protein 82, with product MLFSLWWLPGFPAWLTFETTPLDSLLYGLVGAYGISILGSFLRTHLFLKNLSGDERSSKESQHPWSGAQGRLSGTLQFWFCVGVLSLVGSRVASLVVLEFILRAALARVSVRPDLWSSSTAQFLTQCQFSLGCALTCSLHFLQEGAPHCSLNLFLAAGLSWLLANLSSRIWLHVVPLYRLHSSQRYCGLCIGLLSSGHAILPLLSRGVVLTFVTGAFAGLSIVSRDFLSSADALRFWTPLTICYTLLVVYMHDEQRRQTGPQALLQAVGVRLGGLLVLMLTVGRWVDVLHILLCFLGEAGCLLPSRDLLDAALQEVGKEVAPHRRTERPGRLQEAALKPRKDKDL from the exons ATGCTGTTCTCCTTGTGGTGGTTACCCGGGTTCCCCGCATGGCTGACTTTCGAAACTACCCCTTTGGACAGCCTTCTATACG GGCTGGTGGGTGCTTACGGCATATCTATACTCGGCAGTTTCTTGAGAACCCACCTTTTCCTCAAAAACCTAAG TGGGGATGAAAGGAGCAGTAAGGAGAGCCAGCATCCCTGGAGTGGTGCCCAAGGCAGGCTGAGTGGAACCCTGCAGTTCTGGTTCTGCGTCGGCGTTCTCTCTCTGGTGGGTTCTCGGGTTGCCTCCCTGGTGGTTTTGGAGTTCATCCTCAGAGCAGCTTTGGCTCGAGTGTCAGTTCGCCCG GACCTGTGGTCCAGTAGCACTGCGCAGTTCCTCACTCAGTGCCAGTTCTCTCTGGGCTGTGCTCTGACCTGCAGTCTCCACTTTCTCCAGGAGGGGGCACCACACTGCTCACTGAACCTCTTCCTTGCAGCAGGCCTTAGCTGGCTCCTGGCCAACTTGAGTAGCCGCATCTGGCTCCATGTGGTTCCACTGTATCGACTGCACAGCTCCCAGCGCTACTGCGGCCTGTGCATTGGACTTCTTAGCTCAGGACACGCCATTCTGCCCCTCTTATCTCGAGGGGTCGTGCTCACCTTTGTCACTGGTGCCTTTGCTGGCCTGTCAATTGTCAGTCGCGATTTCCTGTCTTCTGCAGATGCACTGAGATTCTGGACCCCCCTAACCATCTGCTACACACTGCTGGTGGTCTATATGCATG ACGAGCAGCGCCGGCAGACCGGACCTCAGGCCCTGCTCCAGGCTGTGGGGGTGCGGCTGGGGGGGCTGCTGGTGCTGATGCTGACGGTGGGCCGCTGGGTGGATGTGCTCCACATCCTGCTCTGCTTCCTGGGCGAGGCCGGCTGCCTGCTCCCCAGCCGAGATCTGCTGGATGCTGCACTGCAG GAAGTAGGAAAGGAGGTGGCACCACACAGAAGGACTGAGAGGCCAGGGAGACTCCAGGAAGCGGCCCTTAAACCTCGCAAAGATAAAGACCTTTAG